The DNA sequence GAGGATCATCCTCTCTGTTGGATGGGAGGAACCAGCACAGTGCTAGTCATTTGGGTCTGGCTTCCCAGTCTCTGTATTTGGAATGCCGGGCTGGAAATAGCATAGTGGGCCTTCTGTTCTGTTTCTGACTGTGGGCAGgatcccccccactcccccccattGCTGCAGCTGTCTCACTTCTTGCCTGGATGCAGTTGCTCCTTCGGGGCAGGTGAAGAGGAAGAGTTTGCAGTCTGGGCATCTGGTGGCAAAATGCTCTTTGTTCTTTCTCACCTTGTTTAATTTTGGCTTCACTCAGCACTTAATGCAGAGGCCAGAGCTGCCTCATTGCCACTTCCCTCGGGGTgggaaggcggcggcggcggcagcagcgtcACTTTGCCATGGAGTGAATGGGGACTGCAGTGGGGCACACTAGGCAGAGCTGAGGGGACTTGGGGGGCTTTGCAGGGCTCCAGGCCACAGCTTAAGGTTTCTTTTCTTCCCCTGATTGGCGGGGAGCACACACTGCAGCTGTGGGCTGAAGCAGCAGCACTGATGCCGCCCCCCCTTCCTGGTGCTGTTTTGCATGCAGTGCCTGAAAATATACAGCCTTGCTGATCGCTTATGGGCAGGATACTCCAAAGCGTGAAAAGTCAAGGGATCAGCTTAACACGTTGCAGCCACCCATGTGTCACTCTGAAGGGGGGGCTTCCATCGACGCCCACAGCCCCTTCCTCTGCCAATGTTTGTCAGCAAAACAGACAGTCACTTCCAGTGGGCTTGAACGCGTTCCTTGATTTGTGGGGCATTTCAAGCCTTGCTCCATGTGGCACAAACACTCAGCCCTCCTGTTTCTTCTGCTACACATCGGAGTGGCTCACAGCTCCCTTCCCAGATCTTATTAGCTGATTTTAATGGCCAGCTTTGCCCTGCCCTAGTAACCTCTGGTCTGCAGCAGACAGTAAACCCTGCCACAAGGGGGGTGGTGTTGAAGGTGTGCAGGTGCACACCTTGTGTTCCTCCTGATTCTAACAAAGTTGCTGTTTTGGGGGACGGGGGAGGGGACTGCCGGAATTTCTCTGCAGAATTTAGCTTCTCTGTGTGTAGATTTGGAGGAAGAGATCCTCTGCTGTTGTGTGTCATGGGAGTCAAGGGTGGCCACGGCACCACTTGATTGGGAGTCTTGTCAGGTGACTTCTGTGTTCCTTGTTTTCCTTCTTCTAAAATAGGAAACGAGACTGGGCAAGCTGATCAATGATGTGCGGAAGAAAACAAAGAATGAGGAGCTGGCCAAGCGTGCAAAAAAACTGCTGCGGAATTGGCAGAAGCTGATCGAGCCCGTAACACAAAACGAGACTGCCTCGAGGGGCTTGTCCAATCCGCCTGGATCTGCAAACGGCGGAGCTCACAATTGCCGTGTGGAAACGCCGCCCGTGGCTGTGGTGGGCTCAAAGCCCGTTCATGATGTGAAGAACAGGAACGATGTGCAGAAGCTGAACTCCCCAAAGCCTGAGAAGCCAGGCAACCGGAAGCGGAGAGGTGAGCCCCATGATGGCCACCAGGGCCCTCCTCCCTCGAAGGTTTCTAAAGCCAGCTATGAAGTATTACAGAACTCTTCCCCGCCTCCCACCAATGGGATTGGGGGGAGCCCAGAGAGCTTCCCCAGCCCTCCAGAGGTGGCCACACTGCCTGGAGCAGAAGGGAGCCAAGTGGACCTGGGTGAAAATGACAAACCCAGTAAGATTCCGGTCAATGCGGTCAGGCCCCACACCAGCTCTCCAGGGCTCTTCAAACCTACTGGAGCTTCCTCATTGCTCAAGACGGcagcgttgcagcagcagcagcagcatgagAAAGCGGAGGAGGCAGCCAGCCAAGCCCGGAGCCCCCGTTGCTCCTCCTTCAGCCCAAGGAGTGTCAGGCTGGAAACATTTGCTCGGCAGCACACCACGTGCGCTCTGAAGGGCTCCATGTCCACTCCATCTCCAAGGCCTCCCCTCCTGGATGCTGCAGTGGCAGCACCCTCGTCACCGCCTCTTTCTCTGGCTCAGCCGTCGACCCCACCAGCCCTGGCCAGGAGGCTGGAGGCATCTCCGCAGGAGGGCCCAGagccccctctgccctccccggAGCAGCAGGCAGCACCTGAGGGTCAACACTGGCTCGCGGCAGGTGGGAGCGGCCTGCACCTTTCGGAGTCCTTGGCTGGCTTTTCGCCGGACACCTCAAAGATGGACAGCGACAGTGCTGCATCAGGGTCTGAcagcagaaagaagaaaaaataccGGCCCAAAGACTACGTGGTCAACTTGGACGGGCAGGCACTAGAAGCAGGTGTCAAGCCCGTCCGGTTAAAAAAGGAGAGGCGACTTACCTTTGACCCCAAGACGGGCGAGATTAAACCTTTAACGCAGAGGGACTCTCTGCAGGCGGACCTCCCTGCTCTTGCCCTGCAGCACAGGACAGACACAGACAGGCAGGAGCAAGCCccgcccctgcttcagagtcccTTTGAACAAACTAATTGGAAAGAGCTGTCCAGGAATGAAATCATTCAGTCCTACTTGGACAGGCAGAGTACCTTGCTGTCCTCTTCAGGAGTGCAGACTCCTGGGGCCCCCTACTTCATGTCTCAATATTTAAAGCAAGAGGAAAGCACTAGGAGAGAGGCCAGAAAGACCCACGTTCTGGCTCCTGTCAGCAGCAAACCCACAAACTTGCCTGGGGTGACACGAGAGGTCACGAGGGAAGACCTCGGCAGGATATCTGACCAGTCTTGGCCAGGTGTGAACGGTTGCTATGACACACAGGGTAACTGGTATGATTGGACGCAGTGCATATCGCTAGACCCACACGGGGATGACGGGCGCCTGAACATCCTGCCTTATGTCTGCCTAGACTGAGTACAGTTTTGCTAAGATGCTTTTTACATCGGCAGACAGTAAAACGGGCAGGTgctaccccacccccccatccccgccCCGTCACACTGAAACAGGCTCGCCAGGCAGAGGGTATGTACGAGAACTGGATACTGGCAGTTCCTCTTTTTTGTGAGGAGCTGGTACCAGTTCACTAACACGTATTGCAAAGGAAGGCATAATGAAGGTTGATTTAAAAACACACAGAGTCTGTAGAGCTCCAAACTCTCTAGCAAGGCAGCCCTTAAAAAGTGTTAGTCCCCACAAAGTGAGAGGTGTTTCCAGCACTCTGAATGCCAGAATCTGAGGAAAGGCAGGTACAGGCAGGCATTGTGGAAGTGGAACATTAACACAGTAGGTGAGTCTATTTATTTGTCTtgatttggttttcttttttttttctattaaaaaatatAACATGGCAGTGAGATATTGGAAAATGAACTCCGCACAACTGTAGTTACCTCTTATTTGCATTGCATCTCTGCACACCAGTTGTGTGCTCTTGAGCAGTCCCTTATGTGGAGGGTTGGTTTGCCATGATGTGTTGTGCTAGAAGTTCGGAGGGGAGAGAACTACCACCTTCAGCACAGCATTCTGCCATCTGCTCTGGGTTTGTGTCAATCCAGTCTGAAAGATGCTGCAGAAAATGTTACTGTTGTCCCAGCATCACCACCAGccagcgtgtgtgtgtgcgtgcgtgctcCCCAGCAACGCTTTGCAGggaagcgagggagggagggagagaggagtcacttctttttgtttgtttctttaaaaaaaaaaaatcaaaagcaatggAGGGTGCTACTAGTTTGTAAATGTCCTGTGAAGGGGGAAATGGGAGCCTGTTTGTATGCTGGAAATATACTTGTTACCATTCCTTTAGATATTGTTTGCCTTATGGATACCCATCACAATTGCGATTTGCAAAAACAAGAGCCTTAGTGAATGTACAGTAACTAGACTTCTGTGCTCCTGAGACGCAGAAGAAGCAACTTTGCTATTGGTCCTTTAAGTGGACACGTTGTGATATAAATGTGGAAATAAAAGAAATTTGCACAAAACGCAGTGTGGTTTTTATATACTCATGTATTTAAAATTAGTCTGGGTtggtgactcccccccccccccttgcttgggCCCGTGTGGATGGGGccttccacttgctgctgctcttAGGCGGGGTGGATTTTAACACGTGTGTAGTTTTTATGTTGGTAGAAGTAAGTTGGAGCTAATTCTTTGCCTACATTTTGTGTtgaatagacacacacacacacaccctcttccTTACTGAGATTAGCCTTCAGCCTCGGTTAATCTGCTCTGCCTGTTAATAAGATGATGGCGGAAGCCTCCCCTTGTAACTTCCAGCTCTCTCTCCTGTGAAAGAGCCAGATGGGTGCCCCTTGCCTGCTCTCTCTTTCTGCAGCTAGGCTGTGCTTGTGACCATGTGGATCTTTGCTTGTCAACACTTAAGTAAGTgtggccacccccccccttcaaatcTGGGGTgagaaagcaaggctgcacagacCTGCTTCTGAGCAAGGAGGGAGCCGTGACTGTCCTCATTCCTTGCAGCAGGAGGAGTGGGAGGAGCAGGTGCCCCAGTGATGAGGGAGGCCTTCTGCGTGTGTTGCGCAGAATCCTGACGGGCAGAATGGCATTCCCTCTGCAGAGCTGGACTCCCCTCCATCCTGCTGCGGCACAAAGTCCCGGGGACCCCTAGGAGCAgcatttgggggggtggggggcacagagcTGGCAAGAATCTGTGGACGTTTCAGCTGGATCACAACCAGTAGTGTGTTTAGCGTTCAGTGTGCTTGCTTCAGACGTGTAGGATGACCTAGGCTGAAGATGCCATTCTGAGTTCACTTTCCCAGGGGGGAGCTCAGTGGGCTGACTTCTGAGCACCCTCTCAAAATCCATTCTCTCTGCTTTGGTTTGGACTGTCTTTCTTCGACTTGGTTGCTGTGTGTGTCTTGTCAACGAGCAGCGGGACTGACTGTGCTTGCAGGCACAGAAATCACCGTTGTGCACAGGGAGACAGTAAGTGGTCGTGGCAGAAGCATTTTAAGCACAGAGGCACCGAGAAGTGGCTTGTTGAGCAGTGGGGCCCAGTTGCTGTGCAAGGCCGAAAGCGACCTCTTTGGAGCATCAGTGAGCAGGAATATATAACATGGTTTCCCTAGGTTTGTGGTGCTTGTTGATTTGGAGGATGCAGCGCTTCAGACATGTTCATCTGCTCGAGAATGGGGTCGTGTGGGTCACTGTGCCTGAGGCAGCTCTGTCAAGACTTGCAAGGGTCAGGAGGCCTCAGAACACCTTTTGCACCTGGCGAATGCTCCTTGCATCGAGACAGAAGTGCCACTGCTGGGGGAATGGCTTTGCGGGAGCCAGCtctgtgctttttttaaaaggctagCAGATTTGTAGTTATAATGAGTCCATGGGAGCTTTTGTCCAAATGGTTCTGTTAGTCTTAAGGGACTCTCGCTTTCCTTTCTGCCTGCAATGGAGGAGGCCTTGGCCCCGAAGAGTTTCTGTTTTGAGGGGGCTGTAACAGAATACCTAGGAGCCAATCTTGTTAGGATTTCCTTCTGGGCCTGTATgcggaattgaaaacaaatcagccagtatcataatgcccctgtataaatcgatggtgcggtctcatttggagtactgtgtgcagttctggttgccgtgcctcaaaaaggatattatagcattggagaaagtccagaaaagggcaactagaaggattaaagggctggaacactttccctatgaagaaaggttgaaacgcttgggactcttgagcttggagaaacgtcgactgtggggtgacatgatagaggtttacaagataatgcatgggatggagaaagcagagaaagaagtacttttctccctttctcacaatacaagaactcgtgggcattcgatgaaattgctgagcagacaggttaacacggataaaaggaagtacttcacccaaagggtgattaacatgtggaattcactgccacaggaggtgtggcggccacaagtatagccaccttcaagaggggtttagataaaaatatggagcacaggtccatcagtggctattagccacagtgtgtgtgtatatataaatttttttgccactgtgtgacacagagtgttggactggatgggccgttggcctgatccaacatggcttctcttgtgttcttatgctgTGGATCACACTCTAAGCCTGTTTGTGTTTAACACGTCTCCCGTATTGCACTCTTTGGGCTGCAGTCCTGTCTCCATTACTCTCAACTCAGTGGGACTGACTGCTGAGAAAAGCAACCAGCACTAGTTGGATGTGTGCTGTCATCGGGGTACCTGTAAGTacttgtgctgctgcattctgggccAGTTGTAATTTCCAAGTCaacttcaagggcagccctacatagagtgagttacagtattccagcctggaggtgaccactgtATGGATCACGGTGGTGAGGTCAGGatgtgagagaaggggagggggcagttgCCCCAATTGGCATAGCTGAAGAAACACCAGCCTGGCAGTGTTTGCAACCTGGGTCTCCACAGATGAGGAAGCATCCAGGATCACGCCCAGGCTCTTGATGGTTGGTGCCAATGCTAGCGGCTCACCATCCAGAGCTGGAGTTGGCACCCCATCTTGGAttgtccctgctcctccacaggaCCCCTCCTTTGACTGATTTGgtctcagccagctctgtttcaGCCACCCAGTCACAGCCTCCAGTCCCTCAACCAAATTAGGTGGGGTGGCAGCCAGCTGAATGGATCTGtctcaacagatacagctggatgtcatcagtgtactggtgacaaaCCAGCCCAAAACTCAGCATCAGTTGGGTGAGAAGGTGCCTATAGATGTTTAGCAACCTaagagagaggactgccccctggaGAACCCCGCAAACCAAAGGGTAGCAGGGTGATACCCTCTCCTAGCGTCACCCTCTGTCCCCAGCCCTGGAGAAATGAGGGAAGCCACTTCAAGGCTACCCCACAGACCCCTACGTTGGCGAGGCAATGGGCCAACAGGTCATAGACAACTGTCGAATGCTGCTGTCAGGTCTAAAAGCAGCAGCACCAACtcaccttgatccaggtgcctgCAGAGACCATCTGTGAGGACAACCGGCACCACCTCTGTCCTATGGGCAGGCAGAAGCCAGACgtgtcatccaggaaactggAG is a window from the Heteronotia binoei isolate CCM8104 ecotype False Entrance Well chromosome 2, APGP_CSIRO_Hbin_v1, whole genome shotgun sequence genome containing:
- the MED26 gene encoding mediator of RNA polymerase II transcription subunit 26, giving the protein MTAAPGPSPQQIRDRLLQAIDPHSNIQNMVAVLEVISSLEKYPITKEALEETRLGKLINDVRKKTKNEELAKRAKKLLRNWQKLIEPVTQNETASRGLSNPPGSANGGAHNCRVETPPVAVVGSKPVHDVKNRNDVQKLNSPKPEKPGNRKRRGEPHDGHQGPPPSKVSKASYEVLQNSSPPPTNGIGGSPESFPSPPEVATLPGAEGSQVDLGENDKPSKIPVNAVRPHTSSPGLFKPTGASSLLKTAALQQQQQHEKAEEAASQARSPRCSSFSPRSVRLETFARQHTTCALKGSMSTPSPRPPLLDAAVAAPSSPPLSLAQPSTPPALARRLEASPQEGPEPPLPSPEQQAAPEGQHWLAAGGSGLHLSESLAGFSPDTSKMDSDSAASGSDSRKKKKYRPKDYVVNLDGQALEAGVKPVRLKKERRLTFDPKTGEIKPLTQRDSLQADLPALALQHRTDTDRQEQAPPLLQSPFEQTNWKELSRNEIIQSYLDRQSTLLSSSGVQTPGAPYFMSQYLKQEESTRREARKTHVLAPVSSKPTNLPGVTREVTREDLGRISDQSWPGVNGCYDTQGNWYDWTQCISLDPHGDDGRLNILPYVCLD